The Mangifera indica cultivar Alphonso chromosome 8, CATAS_Mindica_2.1, whole genome shotgun sequence genome has a window encoding:
- the LOC123224164 gene encoding antifungal protein ginkbilobin-like protein, producing the protein MSFLQKLAFIIVVVFMLCKDVRSVPNTNVTTVLCNSGVYSSGDPFAISLTYVVAELEAETPTSRGYDYFNISPYPNAFAYGHAACNQNLTTSDCTTCLAAAKTAMLSACQSRIGARSVLHDCTIRYEQYPFDD; encoded by the coding sequence ATGAGCTTTCTTCAAAAATTAGCATTCATTATTGTTGTTGTGTTTATGTTATGCAAAGATGTGAGAAGTGTTCCAAATACAAATGTTACAACAGTCCTCTGCAACTCGGGGGTGTACTCAAGTGGTGATCCTTTTGCAATAAGTTTAACCTATGTTGTTGCAGAACTAGAGGCTGAAACACCAACAAGCAGAGGCTACGATTACTTCAACATCTCCCCTTATCCAAATGCTTTTGCCTATGGTCATGCTGCTTGTAACCAAAATCTCACAACTTCAGACTGCACTACTTGCCTTGCTGCGGCTAAAACAGCAATGCTTAGTGCGTGTCAAAGCAGAATAGGGGCTCGCTCGGTGCTCCATGATTGTACCATTAGGTATGAGCAATATCCCTTTGATGATTAA